The Streptomyces sp. NBC_01298 genome contains the following window.
TAGGCTCTGTGCGACCACCGGAAGACGCATATCGCATGACCTCGCGTGACCCAGCGCAGAACGGAGCCCTCGATGCCGAGCGCCGCCCCCCAGGCCTTGACCTACCGCAGTGCCGTGGAGGCGGACATCCCGGAGCTCGTGGAGCTCGTGGAATCGGCGTACCGGGGGGATGCGAGCCGCGGCGGCTGGACCACCGAGGCGGACTTCCTGGACGGACAGCGGACCGACGCCGAGGACGTGGCCCGGATCGTCGGCCACCCCGACGGCATGCTCCTCGTCGTGGAGCGTGCCGGCGAGATCGTTTCCTGCTGTCACCTCGAACACCGCGGTGACCACGTCTACTTCGGCATGTTCGCGGTCCGTCCCGGGCAGCAGGGCGGCGGGCTGGGCAAGGCGGTCATGCTGGAGGCCGAGCGCCGCGCGCGTGAGCAGTGGGCGGCCAAGGAGATGCGGATGACCGTGATCAACGTACGGGAGGAGCTCATCGCCTTCTACGTGCGCCGCGGTTACGAGCGCACCGGCGAGATGAGCCCCTTCCCCTACGGGGACGAGCGGTTCGGCGTTCCGCTCCGCGACGACCTGGCCTTCGAACTGCTGGTCAAGACGCTGTAGTCGCGGGGGCGGGGGCGGGGCCCACGGGACGGGCCGTCCGTGGGCCGACCGCCGTGCGTGCCGGTCTCGCTCCGGGGGGTCAGGCGGTGAAGCGGCCCGTGGAGCGGATCTCCGGGAAGTCGGTGAGCACGCCGTCGAGTTCGAGGGCCCGCGCGAGGCGCAGCCGCTCCAGCGTGTTGACCGTCCATCCCGTCACGCGCAGTCCGGCCTCGTGCGCCGCCTCCACGGTGTGCAGGGTGAGGTGGCCGATGTTCAGGGCCACCGTCTCCGCGCCGGCCAGCGCGGCCCGGGCGACGACCTCCGCGGCGTCCGCCGGGGTCTGGTTCGCGTAGAGCACGGTCCGTACGCCCGGCACCAGCCGGGCCGCCTCCACGAGCACCTCGTCGCGGAAGGAGGCCACTTCCACCCGGCCGGTCAGGTCGCGGCGCTGCAGCAGCTCCGCGAAGGTCCCGACGGCGGCGAGGTCGTGGACCTGGATCCGGAGCGGGGCGCGGACCGCGTCGAGGACCTCGTCCAGGACCGGCACGTGCTCGCCGTCCCCGGCGTCCAGTTCGCGCAGTTCGGCCAGGGTCAGGTCGGCCACGGCTCCCGAACCGTCGGTGGTCCGGTCGACCTCGGCGTCGTGCAGGACGACGAGGGCGCCGTCCTTGCT
Protein-coding sequences here:
- a CDS encoding glycerophosphodiester phosphodiesterase → MTFLTIGHRGVMGVEPENTLRSFVRAERSGMDVVALDVRLSKDGALVVLHDAEVDRTTDGSGAVADLTLAELRELDAGDGEHVPVLDEVLDAVRAPLRIQVHDLAAVGTFAELLQRRDLTGRVEVASFRDEVLVEAARLVPGVRTVLYANQTPADAAEVVARAALAGAETVALNIGHLTLHTVEAAHEAGLRVTGWTVNTLERLRLARALELDGVLTDFPEIRSTGRFTA
- a CDS encoding GNAT family N-acetyltransferase, whose product is MPSAAPQALTYRSAVEADIPELVELVESAYRGDASRGGWTTEADFLDGQRTDAEDVARIVGHPDGMLLVVERAGEIVSCCHLEHRGDHVYFGMFAVRPGQQGGGLGKAVMLEAERRAREQWAAKEMRMTVINVREELIAFYVRRGYERTGEMSPFPYGDERFGVPLRDDLAFELLVKTL